Proteins encoded in a region of the Mixophyes fleayi isolate aMixFle1 chromosome 5, aMixFle1.hap1, whole genome shotgun sequence genome:
- the ZNF706 gene encoding zinc finger protein 706, which yields MARGHQKIQSQQKNAKKQAEQKKKQGHDQKAAAKAALVFKCSVCRTQMPDPKTFKQHFESKHPKVPLPPELVGVEA from the exons ATGGCTCGAGGACATCAGAAGATTCAATCGCAACAGAAAAATGCCAAGAAACAAGCAGAACAGAAGAAGAAACAAGGACATGATCAGAAAGCCGCAGCTAAAGCAGCTCTAGTGTTCAAATGCTCTGTTTGTCGG ACCCAAATGCCAGATCCCAAAACCTTCAAGCAGCACTTTGAGAGCAAACATCCGAAGGTCCCACTCCCTCCAGAGTTGGTTGGTGTTGAGGCATAG